Proteins encoded by one window of Leopardus geoffroyi isolate Oge1 chromosome X, O.geoffroyi_Oge1_pat1.0, whole genome shotgun sequence:
- the APEX2 gene encoding DNA-(apurinic or apyrimidinic site) endonuclease 2 isoform X1: MLRVVSWNVNGIRSPLQGMLYEEPSNYAAMVVGRILDKLDADIVCFQETKLTRDVLTEPLAITEGYNSYFSFSRSRSGYSGVATFCKDSATPVAAEEGLSGLLATQKGDVGCYGNMDEFTQEELRALDSEGRALLTQHKIRTWEGKEKILTLINVYCPHADPGKPERLAFKMRFYSLLKIRAEALLAAGSHVIILGDLNTAHRPIDHWDAVNLECFEEDPGRKWMDGLLSSLGCQTGSHVGPFIDSYRCFQPKQEGAFTCWSAVSGARHLNYGSRLDYVLGDRTLVIDTFQDSFLLPEVMGSDHCPVGAVLSVSSVPAKECPPLCTRFLPEFAGTQLKICRFLVRLKDPVFRHSALKLNNKTQVQMHQNKARVRSTRPRPSQAGSSRGQKNLTNYFQPSSSHPQASPNLELPSVGALVTPKTSEKEVMAKVVEGQASASEAKDEKEIRTSFWKSVLGGPLSMPLCRGHREPCVRRTVKKPGPNLGRHFYICARPQGPPTDPSSRCNFFLWSRPS, encoded by the exons ATGTTGCGCGTGGTGAGCTGGAACGTCAATGGGATCCGGAGCCCCCTGCAAGGGATGCTATACGAGGAGCCCAGCAACTATGCCGCCATGGTCGTGGGGCGCATTTTGGACAAGCTGGACGCCGACATCGTGTGTTTTCAGGAGACGAAACTGACCA ggGATGTGCTGACAGAGCCCCTGGCTATCACTGAGGGCTATAACTCCTATTTCAGCTTCAGCCGCAGCCGCAGTGGCTATTCTG GTGTAGCCACCTTCTGTAAGGACAGCGCTACCCCTGTGGCTGCTGAAGAAGGCCTCAGTGGCCTACTTGCCACTCAGAAGGGGGACGTGGGTTGCTATGGAAACATGGATGAATTCACCCAGGAGGAGCTTCGGGCTCTGGATAGTGAGGGCCGGGCCCTTCTCACACAGCACAAAATCCG CacatgggaagggaaagagaagatctTGACCCTAATCAACGTGTACTGCCCCCACGCGGACCCTGGGAAACCTGAGCGGCTGGCATTTAAGATGCGCTTCTATAGCTTGCTGAAGATCCGAGCAGAAGCCCTCCTGGCAGCTGGCAG CCATGTGATCATTCTGGGTGACCTGAATACAGCCCACCGCCCCATTGACCACTGGGATGCAGTCAACCTG GAATGCTTTGAAGAGGACCCAGGGCGCAAGTGGATGGACGGCTTGCTCAGTAGCCTGGGATGCCAGACTGGGTCTCATGTGGGGCCCTTCATTGATAGCTACCGCTGCTTCCAGCCAAAGCAGGAGGGGGCATTCACCTGCTGGTCAGCAGTCAGTGGTGCCCGGCATTTGAATTATGGCTCCCGGCTTGACTATGTGCTGGGGGACCGGACCCTGGTAATAGACACTTTCCAGGACTCCTTCCTACTGCCTGAGGTGATGGGTTCTGACCATTGCCCTGTGGGTGCAGTCTTGAGTGTGTCCTCTGTGCCAGCAAAAGAGTGCCCACCTCTGTGTACCCGCTTCCTCCCTGAGTTTGCAGGCACCCAGCTCAAGATCTGTCGCTTCCTAGTTCGTCTCAAAGATCCTGTGTTCAGGCATTCAGCActgaaactcaacaataaaacCCAGGTACAGATGCACCAAAACAAAGCCCGTGTGCGCTCAACCAGGCCTCGACCAAGTCAAGCTGGCTCCAGCAGAGGCCAAAAAAACCTGACAAACTACTTCCAGCCATCTTCCAGCCATCCCCAAGCTTCTCCTAACTTGGAACTTCCTAGTGTGGGTGCCCTCGTGACCCCAAAGACGTCAGAAAAGGAGGTGATGGCCAAAGTGGTAGAGGGGCAGGCCAGTGCTTCAGAGGCCAAAGATGAGAAGGAGATACGGACCTCTTTTTGGAAGTCTGTGCTAGGGGGGCCCTTGTCCATGCCCCTCTGTAGGGGCCACAGGGAGCCATGTGTGAGGCGAACTGTGAAGAAGCCAGGACCCAACCTGGGCCGCCACTTCTATATCTGTGCCAGGCCCCAGGGTCCTCCCACTGACCCTTCCTCCCGCTGCAACTTCTTTCTCTGGAGCAGGCCCAGCTGA
- the APEX2 gene encoding DNA-(apurinic or apyrimidinic site) endonuclease 2 isoform X2, with the protein MRFYSLLKIRAEALLAAGSHVIILGDLNTAHRPIDHWDAVNLECFEEDPGRKWMDGLLSSLGCQTGSHVGPFIDSYRCFQPKQEGAFTCWSAVSGARHLNYGSRLDYVLGDRTLVIDTFQDSFLLPEVMGSDHCPVGAVLSVSSVPAKECPPLCTRFLPEFAGTQLKICRFLVRLKDPVFRHSALKLNNKTQVQMHQNKARVRSTRPRPSQAGSSRGQKNLTNYFQPSSSHPQASPNLELPSVGALVTPKTSEKEVMAKVVEGQASASEAKDEKEIRTSFWKSVLGGPLSMPLCRGHREPCVRRTVKKPGPNLGRHFYICARPQGPPTDPSSRCNFFLWSRPS; encoded by the exons ATGCGCTTCTATAGCTTGCTGAAGATCCGAGCAGAAGCCCTCCTGGCAGCTGGCAG CCATGTGATCATTCTGGGTGACCTGAATACAGCCCACCGCCCCATTGACCACTGGGATGCAGTCAACCTG GAATGCTTTGAAGAGGACCCAGGGCGCAAGTGGATGGACGGCTTGCTCAGTAGCCTGGGATGCCAGACTGGGTCTCATGTGGGGCCCTTCATTGATAGCTACCGCTGCTTCCAGCCAAAGCAGGAGGGGGCATTCACCTGCTGGTCAGCAGTCAGTGGTGCCCGGCATTTGAATTATGGCTCCCGGCTTGACTATGTGCTGGGGGACCGGACCCTGGTAATAGACACTTTCCAGGACTCCTTCCTACTGCCTGAGGTGATGGGTTCTGACCATTGCCCTGTGGGTGCAGTCTTGAGTGTGTCCTCTGTGCCAGCAAAAGAGTGCCCACCTCTGTGTACCCGCTTCCTCCCTGAGTTTGCAGGCACCCAGCTCAAGATCTGTCGCTTCCTAGTTCGTCTCAAAGATCCTGTGTTCAGGCATTCAGCActgaaactcaacaataaaacCCAGGTACAGATGCACCAAAACAAAGCCCGTGTGCGCTCAACCAGGCCTCGACCAAGTCAAGCTGGCTCCAGCAGAGGCCAAAAAAACCTGACAAACTACTTCCAGCCATCTTCCAGCCATCCCCAAGCTTCTCCTAACTTGGAACTTCCTAGTGTGGGTGCCCTCGTGACCCCAAAGACGTCAGAAAAGGAGGTGATGGCCAAAGTGGTAGAGGGGCAGGCCAGTGCTTCAGAGGCCAAAGATGAGAAGGAGATACGGACCTCTTTTTGGAAGTCTGTGCTAGGGGGGCCCTTGTCCATGCCCCTCTGTAGGGGCCACAGGGAGCCATGTGTGAGGCGAACTGTGAAGAAGCCAGGACCCAACCTGGGCCGCCACTTCTATATCTGTGCCAGGCCCCAGGGTCCTCCCACTGACCCTTCCTCCCGCTGCAACTTCTTTCTCTGGAGCAGGCCCAGCTGA